The DNA window CAGGAGATTTTCTTTTCCGAAGAATAGAATCGTGATTTGTGCCGCTTCATCTGCAGCAGGAAGTTCTAATCCGGATAGTGACTTGAACCCGTATGAGGTACTTTGAACTCTTTGCCAGTTTGTTCATTTGGAGATCAAAGTACCGAGTTATTGGTGACTGGATTGGTGAGTATTTCAAATGCTTGTATGTTTTCAGGTCCTTGGTGTGAGCCCTGTCGAGGGATTTGAAAAGGCCAAGCAAGTATATACAAGAAAACGAAAGGAGGCTGATAAGAGAGGCGATGAGGCTACTGCTGCACTTGTAGGTTACGACTGTTAAAACTCGAATATTGTTAAAAAAGAATGTCCAGCTCattatatattgaatttccaTTACAAAAATCTAGATATAGAAGTTTTGCTTACTTATGGGGGTACTTactgtatgtttatattttatttccagCTGGAGAAAGCATATGACAAACTCATGATGGCACAATTAATGAATCGGAAGAAGGGTGTGACATATGGTTCGTTTAAGGTACATTGTTGAGGATCCTTAATATATATTAGGGGCAGTGCCTTTTTTTGGGTAACAAAAGTGTTGGGTTGATTGATATGGAATTATGTGCATTGAGTATTGAATGATGTACCTTGTGTTCGTCTTAAGcttatcactttttttttcagGTTTCAAAGGACGTGAAATACGCAGATAAGCAGCCGATTGTATCATGGGGGCCAAGGTTTCGTAACTACTTATAAGTAGAATATTTCTGTATTAAACTGTCTTGTTCCGCTATTTCATTCCTTAATGGTCTATCCATGTCTGAAACCTGTGTCGGAAGCATATCTGAACATAGGTATAGGATGTGACCCTTCAAATAgttggaaaaatttgaaaaaggatTTAACATGCCCGTGTAATATACATCCATATCGAACACTCATACCAAGTCCAAATAACATGGTTTAACACCCATGGTTTGTTGGTGACAACTGCTCATTTTAAAAATACTCATCCCACATTAATACATGCAGGATAACTTTGTGAAGttcagttttttctttttttgataagTTACGGAAAACTTGAATCGCTTTGGTTCGGTCTTATGGAAATACTTGTTATGGTTCCTTTAGTGGTATTTTGTAGTTTGGTAGTCATATATTCTCTTGCATGGAATTACAATGCATTTCAGGTTCTCAAAGTCTACTGTTCAAGATACGCGCATCAACATGGCAATTTCTGCTGTATTTGTAAGTTTGATGGATCCCCGGCATCTTCATTCCATCGTTTTAGCATGTTCATAtatagctatatatatatatagtaaaggTAGTGGATGTGTTTTTTCTGTTTCTAAAGCATCAAATTTTCTTTCACCTCATTTTACTCGTTTCTTTGCAGACAGCTTGGATTGTTATCAAGCGCAATGCTGAATATAAACCTTTGCAGTTTTTGGCTTTTGCATTTGTTTATCGCatttttgagaagttgaaagctTTTGAACCACCCGTATCACCAACATTTACAGTGAGTTTGTACTGAAAGAGCTTAAGTCCTTGTCTTGTATGTTCATGATATCATATAATGAGGAACTCGTACTGACTTCTATCATAACGTCCCGTTTCTTCAATTTGTCAATTACAGGAAGAAGGGGAAGATGATGGGCGAGGCCTGCGAATGGGAAAAAGGCTTCTCCGTTCACTTGCACTAGTTTTCGGTTGTATTGCGTTGTCCTCTCTGGTACGAGATGTTGTTCAACTTCGCTAAACTTGACAAATGAAAACCTTACAACTCGGAGTCCATAATTAGATATTTCCTTTTCGATTATATGAGTTTCTCCTCTTTGTAGTCTCGTTGATGACATTCTGC is part of the Gossypium hirsutum isolate 1008001.06 chromosome D11, Gossypium_hirsutum_v2.1, whole genome shotgun sequence genome and encodes:
- the LOC121223478 gene encoding uncharacterized protein; translation: MALTISNVFHCPKPRISPLNSIPNSSISKLSSSYLGFPRRFSFPKNRIVICAASSAAGSSNPDSDLNPYEVLGVSPVEGFEKAKQVYTRKRKEADKRGDEATAALLEKAYDKLMMAQLMNRKKGVTYGSFKVSKDVKYADKQPIVSWGPRFSKSTVQDTRINMAISAVFTAWIVIKRNAEYKPLQFLAFAFVYRIFEKLKAFEPPVSPTFTEEGEDDGRGLRMGKRLLRSLALVFGCIALSSLAYTGILNLIEYIGSYIPAVLYNNQELIVTTASAVSLYVMASYYR